In the genome of Armatimonadota bacterium, one region contains:
- a CDS encoding tetratricopeptide repeat protein — translation MKRRRVLKGSSLHFRLLLFGIAGILLITAIAYVPAICNGFVWDDNVFIIESPIMNSPNALYRYWFTTDSPDYYPLVYTLFWIEYQIWGKNPIPYHIVSIFLHALASVLSWLVLRRLRIPGSWFAALIFAVHPVNVESVAWIFQQRTTMPMVFSLLTILAYLRFVVEGKARWYISALITFTLGLLSKTSVVMMPLVLLGCIWWESGKVQRRDIIRSIPFFVLAIAFGLVTAWVQSHRAIGEEVVRADNYCGRLAGAGWAVWFYLYKALIPSNLCFVYPRWNLDSSSIVSYIPTLAVFMWFWILWRYRRSWGRPLLMGFGYFVVTLLPVLGFLDIYFMRYSLVADHWQYISILGIIALVVGVIASFANRAGYAGKLICAVIGVFVVSLFMVLSWNQEKIYKNEETLWTDTIRKNPACWMAHNNLGRVLADKGKTKEAISHFKAVLHIKPDHVNAHFNIGVLMGEQGNLDVEIAEYRKALKIKPDFADAHNNLAVALYYKGRYAEAWREVELCRKYGGKPDPTFIEALERKMPRSAVPK, via the coding sequence ATGAAAAGAAGACGCGTTCTAAAAGGCAGCAGTCTACACTTTCGATTGTTGTTATTTGGCATCGCCGGCATACTTTTGATTACGGCAATTGCTTATGTACCAGCGATATGTAATGGGTTTGTATGGGATGATAATGTCTTTATTATTGAAAGTCCCATAATGAATTCTCCCAATGCACTTTATCGTTATTGGTTTACGACGGATTCTCCTGACTACTATCCATTGGTATACACGCTCTTTTGGATTGAGTATCAAATTTGGGGCAAAAATCCCATTCCCTACCATATTGTGAGCATATTTCTGCATGCTTTGGCATCAGTCCTATCTTGGTTAGTGCTTAGGAGACTTAGAATACCAGGTTCGTGGTTTGCTGCCTTAATATTTGCTGTCCATCCGGTTAATGTTGAATCAGTAGCGTGGATTTTCCAGCAAAGAACGACGATGCCAATGGTATTTTCATTGCTTACGATACTGGCATATCTTCGTTTTGTTGTTGAAGGCAAAGCTCGCTGGTATATTTCTGCGCTAATAACTTTCACACTTGGCTTGCTAAGCAAGACATCAGTAGTAATGATGCCGCTTGTTCTACTAGGATGTATTTGGTGGGAAAGCGGCAAAGTTCAGCGCAGGGACATAATTAGGAGCATACCGTTCTTTGTATTGGCGATAGCGTTTGGATTGGTTACGGCATGGGTTCAGTCACATCGGGCAATCGGTGAAGAAGTAGTAAGGGCGGATAATTATTGCGGGCGGTTAGCAGGTGCAGGTTGGGCAGTGTGGTTTTACCTTTATAAAGCTCTCATACCTAGCAACTTATGTTTTGTATATCCCCGGTGGAATCTAGATTCAAGTTCGATAGTCTCATATATTCCCACACTTGCGGTATTTATGTGGTTTTGGATTTTGTGGAGGTATCGCAGAAGTTGGGGACGCCCACTGCTAATGGGGTTTGGTTATTTTGTTGTAACTTTACTACCTGTGTTAGGATTTCTAGATATTTACTTTATGAGATATTCTTTGGTAGCAGACCACTGGCAGTACATCTCAATCTTGGGCATAATTGCCCTTGTTGTTGGGGTTATTGCTAGTTTCGCTAATAGGGCAGGTTATGCTGGGAAGTTAATTTGTGCCGTCATTGGAGTATTCGTAGTTTCGCTGTTTATGGTATTGAGTTGGAATCAGGAAAAAATTTATAAGAATGAGGAAACTCTATGGACTGATACGATTAGAAAGAACCCTGCTTGTTGGATGGCTCACAACAACCTAGGTAGAGTCTTGGCAGATAAGGGCAAAACTAAAGAAGCAATTTCTCACTTTAAGGCTGTGCTTCATATTAAGCCAGATCATGTCAATGCTCATTTTAATATTGGTGTGCTCATGGGAGAGCAAGGAAATCTAGATGTTGAGATCGCAGAATACCGAAAAGCATTGAAGATTAAGCCCGATTTCGCTGATGCCCATAATAATTTGGCTGTTGCATTATATTACAAGGGGAGATATGCTGAGGCATGGCGGGAAGTTGAGCTTTGTCGCAAATATGGAGGCAAGCCCGACCCAACTTTTATTGAAGCCCTTGAAAGAAAAATGCCCCGCAGCGCTGTTCCCAAGTAA
- a CDS encoding tetratricopeptide repeat protein: MEITVRFKGFFKRNELSILGAVAIVLMVVVAYIPSMDGAFIWDDEANVTQNMTLRSWKGLVEIWTNLRANQQYYPLTHTSFWIQYHLSNLNPFAYHLANILLHSLNAILFWFILRRLLIPGAWLAAAVFAIHPVHVESVAWITERKNVLSGAFYFASMLAYIRFAGLDGTSGSPRCYWLAFVLFICAVLSKTVVSTLPAVLLILIWWKQGCLKWNDILPLVPFFLLGGGMGQLTAYLEKHHVGAVGEEWNMPLINKILVAGRIPWFYAWKLVWPINLTFNYPKWHINPTEPLQYIYPIGVVILIVFLFMLRRVIGTSPLAAVLYFGVTLVPALGIFNVYFMRYSYVQDHFQYLASVGIIALISGMLATVAKKLGSVSFIGVAPILLILGVLTYRQCFIYKDCQTLWLDTIAKNPDSWMAHNNLGNEYTHQGKLDLAVKEYKEALKSNPKEPEIYYNLGTALVRLGRIDDGIEQYKIALKLDPNYSDAHSNLAVSLAAKGQTDEARKHYVIALKLNPRNANAHYNFGTLLAMEGKVDEAISHYRRALELNPDFVEGHYNLGDILSRQGNYEEAIQHYSKAIQLRPNFAQAHLSLGALLALMQNYDEAIKHLKYGLELSPENAEGHYNLAVAFYSKGDYAAAWEEIRLAKQYGMKPNPAFIQALSKEMPKPRLSE, from the coding sequence ATGGAGATTACAGTTCGTTTTAAAGGATTTTTTAAGCGAAATGAGTTGTCAATCCTGGGCGCAGTAGCAATCGTTTTGATGGTTGTAGTCGCATATATTCCTTCTATGGATGGAGCGTTCATTTGGGATGATGAAGCTAACGTTACCCAAAATATGACGCTCAGAAGTTGGAAAGGTCTTGTTGAGATATGGACTAATCTTCGTGCAAATCAGCAGTATTATCCGTTGACGCACACTAGTTTCTGGATTCAATACCATTTATCGAATCTCAACCCTTTTGCATACCATTTGGCTAATATTCTGCTTCATTCTCTGAATGCAATTTTATTTTGGTTCATCCTAAGACGGCTTTTAATCCCCGGAGCGTGGCTTGCGGCGGCAGTATTTGCAATTCATCCGGTTCATGTAGAGTCGGTAGCATGGATAACGGAGCGAAAAAATGTGCTCTCGGGTGCATTCTATTTTGCTTCTATGCTTGCCTATATCCGCTTTGCCGGGCTTGATGGCACTTCTGGTTCGCCGCGCTGTTATTGGCTGGCATTTGTGCTTTTCATTTGTGCGGTCCTTAGCAAAACGGTTGTTTCTACTCTTCCTGCAGTGCTCTTGATACTTATTTGGTGGAAGCAAGGCTGCTTGAAATGGAATGATATACTTCCTCTTGTTCCTTTTTTCTTGCTCGGAGGCGGAATGGGGCAGCTAACGGCATATCTTGAGAAACATCACGTTGGAGCAGTCGGTGAAGAGTGGAACATGCCACTAATTAATAAAATCCTCGTAGCAGGAAGAATACCCTGGTTTTATGCTTGGAAGCTAGTATGGCCTATTAATCTCACGTTCAATTATCCAAAATGGCATATTAATCCGACTGAGCCGTTGCAGTATATATACCCCATAGGGGTTGTCATCCTCATAGTTTTCCTTTTTATGTTGCGTAGGGTGATTGGAACCTCACCGCTTGCCGCAGTCTTGTACTTTGGGGTAACGCTGGTGCCCGCGCTTGGAATCTTTAATGTCTATTTTATGCGATATTCTTATGTTCAAGACCACTTCCAATATCTGGCAAGTGTCGGGATTATAGCGCTTATTTCTGGAATGCTTGCTACTGTAGCAAAAAAATTGGGGTCGGTAAGTTTCATCGGCGTAGCACCAATATTACTGATTCTAGGGGTTCTCACATACCGCCAATGTTTTATTTATAAGGATTGTCAAACACTGTGGCTTGACACTATTGCCAAAAATCCGGACTCATGGATGGCACACAACAATCTGGGTAACGAATACACACATCAAGGAAAGTTGGACCTGGCAGTAAAGGAGTATAAGGAAGCTTTAAAAAGCAACCCCAAAGAGCCGGAGATATACTACAATTTGGGTACAGCGTTGGTGAGATTGGGGAGAATTGACGATGGTATCGAACAGTATAAAATCGCTCTTAAACTAGACCCTAATTATTCCGATGCACACAGCAATCTCGCGGTATCCCTTGCTGCTAAAGGACAAACAGACGAGGCACGAAAACACTATGTTATAGCACTTAAGCTTAATCCTCGAAATGCGAATGCTCATTATAATTTTGGGACACTGCTTGCTATGGAGGGGAAGGTTGATGAGGCAATTAGCCATTATAGACGTGCATTGGAGCTTAATCCAGACTTTGTCGAAGGGCATTATAATCTTGGCGATATTTTAAGCCGCCAGGGGAACTATGAGGAAGCAATTCAACATTATTCTAAGGCAATCCAACTCCGTCCAAACTTTGCTCAGGCACATTTGAGCTTAGGAGCCCTATTAGCTTTAATGCAAAATTATGATGAAGCAATCAAACATTTAAAATACGGCCTTGAGCTTTCTCCTGAAAATGCCGAGGGTCACTACAACCTTGCAGTGGCATTTTACTCAAAAGGAGATTACGCTGCGGCATGGGAGGAGATTCGATTGGCTAAACAATATGGAATGAAACCGAATCCAGCCTTTATTCAGGCGCTATCAAAAGAGATGCCTAAGCCGCGGCTAAGTGAATGA
- a CDS encoding tetratricopeptide repeat protein — protein sequence MKFSLVADHWQYVAIPGVIVLVIGTAAFIFKRFGRNGMLIGTIGAIAIVGLLTGISWKQEKIYKNEETIWRDTIAKNPTAWLAHYNLGLSLVGKGKHDEAFEHFRETLRFNPRYAEAHNNIGLILQIRGELNQAVVHFRKALEIKPIMAEVHNNLGNVLADLGQYEEAMREYEEAIRIDRYFASAYNNLGVVLASQGSYDEAIIRYKQAIELKPDYREAHQNLAVAFFAKGMYEDAWREVRWCRKYGMAVNPAFIRELSKKMPEYLVR from the coding sequence ATGAAATTCTCGCTTGTGGCTGACCATTGGCAATATGTTGCTATCCCTGGAGTTATCGTTCTTGTCATAGGTACTGCAGCTTTTATATTTAAACGTTTTGGAAGAAATGGTATGCTAATTGGGACAATTGGAGCCATTGCCATAGTTGGGTTGTTAACCGGGATAAGTTGGAAACAGGAGAAGATCTATAAAAATGAAGAAACAATATGGCGTGACACAATTGCAAAAAACCCAACAGCTTGGCTAGCGCACTACAATCTCGGTCTCAGCTTAGTTGGAAAAGGAAAGCATGATGAAGCATTCGAACACTTTAGGGAAACTTTGAGGTTCAACCCACGTTATGCAGAAGCGCATAATAACATAGGCCTTATTCTTCAAATACGTGGCGAATTGAACCAGGCCGTAGTGCACTTTCGGAAAGCATTGGAAATTAAGCCGATAATGGCTGAAGTACATAACAACCTTGGCAATGTGCTTGCGGATTTGGGACAATACGAAGAGGCTATGCGCGAGTATGAAGAAGCCATTCGGATTGATAGATATTTTGCCTCAGCATACAATAACCTAGGTGTAGTTCTTGCAAGCCAAGGTAGTTATGACGAAGCAATTATTAGGTATAAGCAAGCTATCGAATTGAAACCAGATTATCGGGAAGCGCATCAAAACTTAGCAGTTGCATTCTTTGCGAAGGGGATGTATGAAGATGCTTGGAGGGAGGTTCGGTGGTGTAGGAAATATGGAATGGCGGTTAATCCAGCATTTATAAGGGAATTGTCCAAAAAGATGCCAGAATACTTGGTTCGTTAG
- a CDS encoding glycosyltransferase family 39 protein, which translates to MNPRPYHLANIFIHALGSALLWLVLSKLKFPGAFVSALVFAVHPVNVEAVAWIFQQRTTLPMVFMLVAILAYLQFYTNFRARWYIIALVVFLLGLLSKSSIVMLPCVLLGCVWWQRGKIVRRDLIWSAPFFIQALAFGILTIWFQSHRAIGSEIIRNDNFLPEWLGLDGQCGSISTRL; encoded by the coding sequence ATGAACCCACGTCCATATCATCTGGCTAACATTTTTATACATGCTTTGGGTTCGGCGCTTCTTTGGTTGGTTCTAAGCAAGCTTAAGTTTCCAGGAGCATTTGTTTCAGCATTGGTGTTTGCAGTTCATCCTGTTAATGTCGAGGCAGTTGCATGGATATTCCAGCAACGAACTACACTACCGATGGTCTTTATGCTGGTTGCAATCCTTGCATACCTACAATTTTACACAAATTTTAGGGCACGTTGGTATATAATCGCCTTGGTTGTATTTCTGCTGGGATTGCTTAGCAAATCTTCCATCGTTATGCTTCCTTGCGTTCTTCTTGGGTGTGTTTGGTGGCAAAGAGGCAAGATTGTGCGACGTGATTTAATTTGGAGTGCGCCTTTTTTTATCCAAGCGTTGGCATTTGGGATACTTACGATATGGTTTCAGTCACATAGAGCAATTGGCAGTGAAATTATTAGAAACGATAATTTCCTTCCCGAATGGCTGGGGCTGGATGGGCAGTGTGGTTCTATCTCTACAAGGCTCTAA
- a CDS encoding tetratricopeptide repeat protein — MKKLFAKRKAHAISCSIQSKLTFWGIAALVIATILAYIPSINNGFVWDDNTYVIHGRIMNSPNALYRYWFTSDSVDYYPLSYTLFWLEYRTWGKNAVPYHIISVILHALTSVAAWMVLKRLKILGAFAAALIFAVHPVNVESVAWMFQQRTILPVVFSLAALLAYMRFEDNAKTFWYGLSLLLFLLALLSKTSVVTLPFVILCLTWWRKGSIKKYDIIRAVPFFVTAVVLGFVTAWVQANRTIAGEVIRPEGLASRIAGAGWAVWFYFFKALFPYRLSFVYPRWEIDPHSIVSYIPSFMVVVCFAVFWIYRNGWGRSLLVGFGCYVVTLLPVLGFLDIYFMKYSLVADHWQYQSILCIIALIIGGIVRLTGIRTGYATALVAVVMAVFITLSWRQESIYRNEITLWQDTIAKNSTAWMAHVNLGLAFAERGMVERGIAEFNRALEIDPSCVEALVSLGAIYNEKKQFGQATNYLKRALKFKPNNPQVHYNLGVALAGKGDIRGALAFYRKAIKLDPGFAKAYANLGIVLVELGRLDEARKYFVTAIRLDPNSPQMHNNIGVALARCGLIEEAIVHFREAVRLKPDYESAQRNLTYALRVIRQSY, encoded by the coding sequence ATGAAAAAACTTTTTGCCAAGAGAAAGGCACATGCTATATCGTGCAGCATTCAAAGCAAGTTGACATTTTGGGGCATAGCTGCACTCGTCATTGCAACCATTCTAGCCTATATTCCCTCAATTAATAATGGCTTCGTCTGGGATGACAATACATATGTAATCCATGGACGGATAATGAATTCGCCAAACGCATTATATCGCTATTGGTTTACCAGCGATTCGGTTGATTACTATCCTCTTTCCTATACCCTTTTTTGGCTAGAGTATCGAACTTGGGGTAAGAACGCAGTTCCTTACCATATTATAAGCGTAATTCTGCACGCCTTAACCTCGGTTGCTGCATGGATGGTGTTGAAGCGTTTGAAAATCCTTGGAGCATTTGCAGCAGCATTGATATTTGCTGTTCATCCAGTAAATGTTGAATCCGTAGCCTGGATGTTTCAGCAACGCACCATATTGCCAGTGGTTTTCTCGCTTGCGGCTTTGCTTGCTTACATGCGTTTTGAGGACAATGCTAAGACATTTTGGTATGGGCTTTCATTGTTATTGTTTTTGTTAGCTTTGCTAAGCAAGACTTCGGTTGTAACCCTGCCATTTGTCATTCTTTGTTTGACATGGTGGCGTAAGGGAAGTATCAAGAAGTATGACATAATCAGAGCTGTTCCGTTTTTTGTGACAGCCGTGGTTCTGGGGTTTGTCACGGCATGGGTACAAGCTAACCGAACGATTGCTGGCGAGGTTATTCGGCCTGAAGGATTAGCCTCTCGCATAGCCGGAGCCGGTTGGGCGGTATGGTTCTACTTTTTCAAAGCTTTATTTCCATATAGACTTTCTTTTGTTTATCCAAGGTGGGAAATAGACCCGCATTCAATAGTTTCGTATATTCCATCTTTTATGGTAGTGGTTTGCTTTGCTGTATTCTGGATTTATCGCAATGGTTGGGGGCGATCGCTACTTGTCGGATTTGGATGCTACGTTGTTACTCTATTGCCAGTTCTAGGGTTTCTTGACATTTACTTCATGAAATATTCACTTGTTGCAGACCATTGGCAATATCAGTCAATACTATGCATAATAGCGCTCATAATAGGTGGGATTGTGCGACTAACTGGAATCCGCACAGGATATGCAACAGCTTTGGTAGCCGTCGTAATGGCTGTATTTATCACATTAAGTTGGCGGCAGGAAAGCATTTATAGAAATGAAATAACTCTTTGGCAAGATACGATTGCAAAGAATTCGACTGCCTGGATGGCACATGTCAACTTAGGGCTTGCGTTCGCCGAACGTGGTATGGTAGAGAGGGGAATTGCTGAGTTCAATCGCGCTCTAGAAATTGACCCCAGTTGCGTTGAGGCACTTGTATCGCTTGGGGCTATCTATAATGAAAAGAAACAGTTTGGCCAAGCGACGAACTATCTAAAGCGTGCATTGAAGTTCAAACCAAATAATCCCCAGGTGCATTACAATCTTGGTGTTGCGCTAGCGGGAAAAGGAGATATACGCGGAGCTTTGGCTTTTTATCGAAAGGCGATTAAGTTGGACCCTGGGTTTGCAAAAGCATATGCCAACCTTGGAATAGTTCTTGTTGAACTAGGGAGGTTAGACGAGGCTAGAAAATACTTTGTCACCGCTATAAGGTTAGATCCAAACTCACCTCAAATGCATAACAATATCGGCGTTGCTTTGGCAAGATGCGGATTAATTGAAGAAGCAATTGTGCATTTTCGAGAGGCTGTGCGTTTGAAACCAGACTATGAATCAGCCCAGCGAAATCTCACATATGCGCTCAGGGTAATTAGACAATCTTACTGA
- a CDS encoding SMP-30/gluconolactonase/LRE family protein: MNVTGLALCAFIAIAFITISWADEARPVVVLAPEFEKLIPKDAKVEKVAGGFEFLEGPVWHKDGYLLFSDCHQVGIYKWDPATGKTSLYREVPGNSNGLTFDNEGRLIAVEYGMHRLTREEKDGKITVLVSEYQGKRLNTTNDVVVRSDGSIYFTDPPYGVKKEDRELDFQGVYRLSPEGKLTLLVKDFDCPNGLAFSPDEKTLYIADSSARMHIRAFDVKEDGTLANGRLFTVLKSRDPGCPDGLKVDTKGNVWTTGPGGIWVFDRSGKHLGIIKTPEVPANCAWGDSDGKTLYITARTSLYRFRTKVEGNRPWMKGRQNNKSNLK; the protein is encoded by the coding sequence ATGAATGTAACAGGATTGGCACTTTGTGCATTCATTGCAATTGCTTTTATCACGATCTCATGGGCAGATGAGGCGAGGCCGGTTGTTGTATTGGCACCGGAGTTTGAGAAGCTAATCCCAAAAGATGCAAAGGTTGAAAAGGTAGCTGGAGGGTTCGAGTTTCTTGAAGGACCCGTGTGGCATAAAGACGGATACTTGCTATTTAGCGATTGCCATCAGGTAGGCATTTACAAGTGGGACCCAGCCACCGGCAAGACAAGCCTGTATCGGGAAGTGCCAGGAAACTCGAATGGACTCACCTTTGACAACGAAGGGCGACTAATAGCCGTTGAATATGGCATGCATAGGCTTACACGCGAAGAGAAGGATGGTAAAATTACCGTGCTTGTTTCTGAATATCAAGGCAAGCGATTGAACACGACAAATGATGTTGTAGTTAGGTCGGACGGAAGCATATATTTTACCGACCCACCTTATGGTGTAAAAAAGGAAGATCGTGAGCTAGATTTTCAAGGTGTATATCGTCTTTCACCTGAGGGCAAGCTAACTCTTCTTGTTAAAGACTTTGACTGCCCCAATGGCTTGGCGTTCTCCCCTGATGAGAAGACACTATATATTGCGGATTCATCTGCACGAATGCATATCAGGGCTTTCGATGTAAAGGAGGATGGAACATTAGCGAATGGACGCCTTTTCACCGTTTTAAAATCTCGAGACCCCGGTTGCCCAGACGGGTTGAAAGTTGACACAAAGGGTAATGTTTGGACTACTGGACCAGGAGGAATTTGGGTTTTTGATAGGTCTGGCAAACATCTTGGCATAATTAAAACTCCTGAGGTGCCGGCAAACTGCGCCTGGGGTGATTCAGATGGCAAAACCCTCTATATCACCGCGCGCACCAGTCTCTACCGTTTTAGAACCAAGGTGGAGGGAAATCGTCCTTGGATGAAGGGGAGGCAAAACAATAAGTCAAACCTCAAATGA
- a CDS encoding sugar phosphate isomerase/epimerase, whose product MQRIFRITSFIIITVLITAVSAAYAAKTPKVYLCCETYSVRSLMGEGERKYTPITVMKLMKEMGMKGVALNDIWMKSYDKSYLDQIKKAAKENGIIIAALICEGNLATDDEEARKRQIEVNKMKLRAAGYLGAKVVRFDLGGTGDPVRDGTVGVQRVIDAFNQLIPLAKEMNVKITIENHGGVSKKADWIIQIIKGTDPKWVGSCLDFKNWPKDILYEENAKLAPYAYHTHAKAHSFNAQGEEESVEYGRILKMLKDAKYKGAISIEYEGGGDEIAGVKKTRDLILKYWKM is encoded by the coding sequence ATGCAAAGGATTTTTCGAATCACTAGTTTTATAATTATCACCGTTTTAATCACTGCAGTGTCTGCTGCATATGCAGCAAAAACACCGAAGGTTTATTTGTGTTGTGAGACATACAGTGTTAGAAGCTTGATGGGAGAGGGCGAGAGGAAGTATACCCCCATAACCGTGATGAAGCTTATGAAGGAAATGGGCATGAAAGGCGTTGCTCTAAATGATATTTGGATGAAATCCTACGACAAATCCTACCTTGACCAGATTAAGAAAGCGGCTAAGGAAAACGGCATAATAATCGCGGCACTTATCTGTGAAGGAAATCTAGCTACCGATGATGAGGAAGCAAGAAAGCGCCAGATAGAAGTAAACAAAATGAAGCTTCGAGCGGCAGGATACCTTGGGGCTAAAGTAGTCAGGTTCGATCTTGGAGGCACTGGCGATCCAGTACGTGATGGCACAGTAGGCGTCCAGCGTGTTATCGATGCGTTCAATCAACTTATCCCGCTTGCAAAGGAAATGAATGTGAAGATTACTATTGAAAACCATGGGGGAGTGTCAAAAAAAGCTGATTGGATTATTCAAATCATCAAAGGAACAGATCCCAAATGGGTGGGTTCTTGCTTGGATTTTAAGAATTGGCCCAAAGACATACTCTATGAAGAAAATGCAAAGCTTGCTCCATATGCATATCATACTCATGCCAAGGCCCATTCATTTAACGCGCAGGGCGAGGAAGAGAGTGTTGAGTATGGAAGAATCCTAAAAATGCTTAAGGATGCGAAATACAAGGGCGCCATCTCAATTGAATACGAAGGCGGTGGAGATGAGATTGCCGGAGTGAAAAAGACAAGAGATTTGATACTAAAGTATTGGAAAATGTAG
- a CDS encoding sugar phosphate isomerase/epimerase, with the protein MTTRRDFLKLGVGLAAGVVCSTNIANSAESISRKGGPILKVGCAAYSYKKYLTAKENPITLEDFLDTAAEIGCDGVEITSYYFPNPVTTSYLNRLKRKAFLLGLEITGMSVQNNFCVPPGNMREKEVSAVNEWIHRASELGAPCIRIFAGDPPKGTSSKDAARWVAECIEACGDTAEKHGVMLALENHGAFTGNIENFLAIIKEVKTSWFGVNLDTGNFRGDDPYRYRKSCAICYNNSCKNNSFTPKAS; encoded by the coding sequence ATGACAACCAGAAGAGACTTTCTCAAATTGGGTGTAGGGCTGGCCGCTGGGGTTGTTTGTAGCACAAATATTGCTAACAGTGCAGAATCAATCTCTCGCAAAGGTGGCCCCATTTTGAAAGTTGGTTGTGCCGCATATTCCTATAAAAAGTATCTTACAGCAAAAGAAAATCCCATAACGCTGGAAGACTTTCTTGATACTGCAGCAGAGATTGGTTGTGATGGAGTTGAAATTACATCCTATTATTTTCCGAACCCCGTTACTACGAGCTACCTAAACCGTTTAAAGCGAAAAGCTTTCCTGCTCGGTCTCGAAATTACCGGGATGTCGGTGCAAAATAATTTCTGCGTACCTCCTGGAAATATGCGTGAAAAGGAAGTGTCCGCTGTTAATGAGTGGATTCATCGTGCGTCAGAACTGGGGGCGCCCTGCATTAGAATATTTGCCGGGGACCCCCCTAAAGGTACTTCAAGCAAAGATGCTGCGCGCTGGGTGGCCGAGTGCATTGAAGCCTGCGGGGATACAGCCGAAAAACACGGCGTCATGCTAGCTTTAGAAAATCATGGAGCATTTACTGGCAACATAGAAAATTTTCTGGCAATTATAAAGGAAGTAAAAACAAGTTGGTTTGGTGTCAATCTTGACACAGGCAATTTCCGAGGCGACGACCCATATAGATATAGAAAAAGCTGCGCCATTTGCTATAACAACTCATGTAAAAACAACAGTTTCACCCCAAAAGCCAGCTGA
- a CDS encoding sugar phosphate isomerase/epimerase — MKLGLVTYNIAKDWDIPTLIEKCKMIGLQGVELRTTHAHGVEPSLGKLERAEVRKRFEDSGIVLWGLGSVCEFHSDDRAVVKQNIETCKDFILLAEDVGAKGVKVRPNSLMEDKGIPVEKTLEQIGHALRECGKIAMDHGVELWLEVHGRGTSHPPYIRNILDYCSHPSVGVCWNSNASDIKNGSVAEYFNLLHNEIKSCHINELWNTNYPWRELFSLLKASGYDRFTLAEIPDSPDSERILRYYRALWMELIR; from the coding sequence ATGAAATTAGGTCTCGTGACTTACAACATCGCCAAGGATTGGGATATCCCAACCTTAATCGAAAAATGTAAAATGATAGGATTGCAAGGAGTCGAGCTTCGAACAACGCATGCGCATGGAGTGGAACCTTCTCTGGGGAAGCTTGAGCGTGCAGAAGTTAGAAAGCGGTTCGAAGATTCAGGAATCGTCCTTTGGGGCCTCGGCTCAGTATGTGAGTTTCATTCAGACGACCGTGCTGTTGTAAAGCAAAATATTGAAACATGCAAGGATTTTATACTACTGGCCGAAGATGTCGGAGCAAAGGGTGTTAAAGTTAGGCCAAACTCTCTTATGGAAGACAAGGGAATTCCAGTAGAGAAAACGCTAGAGCAGATTGGTCATGCATTGAGAGAGTGTGGTAAGATTGCTATGGACCATGGGGTTGAATTATGGCTTGAGGTGCACGGTCGGGGAACATCACATCCGCCGTATATAAGGAACATACTTGATTATTGTTCCCATCCGTCAGTTGGCGTCTGCTGGAATTCTAACGCAAGCGATATTAAGAATGGTTCTGTAGCTGAGTACTTCAACCTTTTGCATAACGAGATAAAATCTTGTCATATCAACGAACTTTGGAATACGAACTACCCATGGCGAGAGCTTTTTTCGCTGCTTAAAGCTTCAGGTTATGATAGATTTACGCTTGCAGAAATACCAGACAGCCCAGATTCCGAACGTATCTTAAGGTACTATCGCGCACTATGGATGGAGTTGATTAGATAA